The Ictalurus furcatus strain D&B chromosome 5, Billie_1.0, whole genome shotgun sequence genome includes a region encoding these proteins:
- the rnf165b gene encoding E3 ubiquitin-protein ligase RNF165 — protein MVLVHVGYLVLPVFGSVRNRGSQFNRHQHSHATSCRHFQVGPQAQIPVDFPMPHPGQSQAGMNPHLGPTHQPAAPLHPPLGHIPAPQFQDIQGPPFLPQALHQQYLIQQQILEAQHRRFLPQPRHAQERTAHHPQTIRAPYEYTPSIHVPPPPPVPQQPRYLAEGTDWDLSVDPGLPHSHYHVPQLPQHYQHYLASPRLHHFPRNASSAQVVVHEIRNYPYPQLHLLTLQSLNPSRHATAVRESYEELLQLEDRLGNVNRGAMQTTIERFTFPHKYKKRRPLELKIGMDEDELDTDEKCTICLSMLEDGEDVRRLPCMHLFHQVCVDQWLATNKKCPICRVDIETQLTPDS, from the exons ATGGTGTTAGTACACGTTGGATACCTGGTTCTACCCGTTTTCGGCTCAGTAAGAAATAGAG GATCTCAGTTTAACAGGCATCAGCATAGCCATGCTACCTCTTGCCGGCATTTCCAAGTAGGGCCCCAGGCCCAGATCCCTGTTGACTTCCCAATGCCCCATCCAGGACAATCTCAGGCGGGCATGAACCCGCACCTTGGCCCAACGCACCAGCCAGCTGCCCCGTTGCATCCTCCCCTCGGCCACATACCAGCACCACAGTTCCAGGACATCCAAGGCCCCCCCTTCCTACCTCAGGCTTTACACCAGCAATACCTCATCCAGCAGCAGATCCTGGAGGCACAGCACAGGAGGTTCCTTCCACAGCCCAG ACATGCCCAAGAGAGAACAGCACACCATCCCCAGACGATCCGTGCCCCCTATGAATACACCCCCTCCATACATGTTCCTCCCCCTCCACCTGTGCCACAGCAGCCACGCTATCTTGCAGAAGGAACAGACTG GGACTTGAGTGTGGACCCTGGTCTACCTCATTCACACTACCACGTCCCTCAGCTCCCACAGCACTATCAGCACTACCTGGCCTCTCCGCGGCTGCACCACTTTCCCAGAAATGCATCCTCAGCACAAGTG GTTGTGCATGAGATCAGAAACTACCCCTATCCACAGTTACATCTACTGACCCTGCAGAGCCTCAATCCCTCCCGCCATGCCACCGCTGTGAGGGAAAGCTATGAG GAACTCTTACAGCTGGAAGACAGGCTTGGCAACGTGAATCGAGGGGCTATGCAGACCACCATTGAGAGGTTTACATTTCCTCATAAATACAAAAAG AGAAGACCACTGGAGCTGAAAATAGGGATGGATGAAGATGAGCTGGACACAGATGAAAAGTGTACAATTTGCCTGTCCATGCttgaggatggagaggatgTGAG gaGATTACCCTGCATGCACCTCTTCCATCAGGTGTGTGTTGACCAGTGGCTTGCAACCAATAAGAAGTGTCCAATTTGCAGGGTGGACATTGAGACCCAGCTGACGCCAGACAGCTGA
- the loxhd1b gene encoding lipoxygenase homology domain-containing protein 1 isoform X3, which yields MSRYLPFYQGYEGERNPQNSKPSLDSNMNKKKKKKKSTPVEESAVIPYHFTVSTGSDRDASTTSRVFVIIIGANDLETDRLWLDLPEGRKCFAAETMEHFECYGLDVGEIRRVELGHNGATPESCWLVEELAVAVPTKGIKYIFQCNCWLAKDRGDGLTSRVFNILDAITINIIQKVVYEITVVTGDTQYAGTDTNIFISVFGANGSTEEILLPKNENRFERDQEDTFNLEIDDIAPLKKLRVRIDGTGCRPDWFLDKIIMRNPITEEVSVFTYEDWLSKTKGPKRTKVCELPAVVDDEEMVEKTTYIIQVKTSDVAGAGTDANVFMIVFGENGDTGTLALKESSNRNKFERNQVDVFHFSDILSLGELCKVRVWHDNKGPAPGWHVESIDVKDEFMSQTFRFPCDRWLAKSEDDGQIIRELACANNDILDLSEKTKYSIDITTANYEGAGTKESVCIVLEGKRARSKEFMMENSSKKKRFVWGATDSFEFSSKLLGDIVSISLGHITKDKKVKNEAYWHVEEVVVTEQELGNKYFFHCDAQIPLTTKKGEFVAFECIKCVESFASKVRNLVPIKYEIIIITGDVKGAGTDANVFITIYGVNGDSGKRPLKQKFRNLFERGRTDRFILEMLDLGDLQRVKLEHDNTGQAPGWYLECVEITNTANWVTTIFVCGKWMDKTKADGKIERVLFPRY from the exons ATGTCAAG GTACTTGCCATTCTACCAGGGATATGAAGGTGAAAGGAATCCACAGAATTCTAAACCGAGCCTAGACAGCAACatgaacaagaagaaaaagaagaaaaaatcaaCACCTGTAGAGGAGAGTGCTG TGATCCCATATCACTTTACGGTGTCGACAGGATCGGACCGTGATGCTAGTACCACCAGTCGAGTATTTGTGATCATCATAGGTGCAAATGATCTTGAAACAGACAGACTCTGGCTCGACCTTCCTGAAGGAAGGAAATGCTTTGCTGCTGAAACTATGGAACACTTTGAATGTTATGGGTTGGATGTAGGAGAAATCAGAAGAGTCGAG TTAGGGCATAATGGTGCTACTCCAGAAAGCTGCTGGCTGGTGGAGGAACTGGCTGTGGCAGTGCCTACTAAAGGCATCAAGTATATATTCCAGTGTAACTGCTGGCTTGCCAAGGATAGAGGAGATGGTCTCACATCAAGAGTGTTCAATATACTTGATGCCATCACTATTAATATAATTCAAAAg GTTGTCTATGAGATTACAGTTGTTACAGGAGACACCCAGTATGCAGGGACAGACACCAAcatatttatatctgtatttggGGCCAATGGGAGCACAGAGGAGATCTTGTTACCAAAGAATGAGAACAG GTTTGAGAGAGATCAGGAGGACACTTTTAATTTGGAGATAGATGACATTGCTCCACTTAAAAAGTTAAGAGTTCGCATTGATGGGACAGGATGCCGACCCGATTGGTTCCTAGACAAG ATTATCATGCGAAACCCAATCACTGAGGAAGTGTCGGTTTTCACCTATGAGGACTGGCTATCCAAAACGAAAGGACCAAAGAGGACAAAGGTTTGTGAGCTCCCTGCAGTGGTGGATGATGAGGAGATGGTGGAGAAAACCACCTATATCATTCAGGTTAAAACCAGTGATGTTGCTG GTGCAGGCACAGATGCTAACGTGTTCATGATTGTGTTTGGGGAGAATGGGGACACGGGCACTCTAGCACTGAAAGAAAGCAGCAACAGGAACAAATTTGAGCGCAATCAAGTGGATGTGTTCCACTTTTCAGACATCCTCAGCTTGGGAGAGCTTTGCAAGGTCCGAGTATGGCATGACAATAAGg GTCCTGCTCCTGGTTGGCACGTAGAAAGCATTGATGTAAAAGATGAGTTCATGAGCCAAACCTTTCGATTCCCTTGTGACCGCTGGCTGGCCAAAAGTGAAGATGATGGCCAGATTATTCGGGAACTGGCCTGTGCCAACAATGATATCCTGGACCTCAGTGAAAAGACCA AATATAGTATCGACATTACTACAGCCAACTATGAAGGTGCAGGGACCAAGGAGAGTGTGTGCATAGTGCTTGAGGGGAAAAGAGCACGTTCAAAGGAGTTTATGATGGAAAATTCTTCAAAGAAAAAGAGATTTGTGTG GGGTGCAACTGACTCGTTTGAGTTTTCCAGCAAACTTCTGGGAGATATTGTTAGCATCTCTTTGGGCCAtataacaaaagataaaaaagtGAAGAATGAGGCTTACTGGCATGTTGAGGAGGTGGTGGTGACAGAACAAGAGCTGGGGAACAA GTACTTTTTCCATTGTGATGCCCAGATCCCTCTCACTACGAAGAAAGGCGAGTTTGTGGCATTTGAGTGCATTAAGTGCGTCGAGAGCTTCGCCAGCAAAGTGCGCAACTTGGTTCCCATCAAATATGAGATTATTATCATCACAGGTGATGTAAAGGGAGCTGGGACTGATGCCAATGTCTTCATTACTATCTATGGTGTGAACGGAGACTCGGGGAAGCGTCCACTGAAGCAGAAGTTTAGAAACCTGTTTGAAAGGGGCCGTACTGACCGCttcattttggagatgctgGACTTGGGTGATCTCCAGAGAGTAAAGTTGGAGCATGACAACACTGGCCAAGCACCAGGCTGGTACCTGGAGTGTGTAGAGATTACAAACACTGCCAACTGGGTGACCACAATCTTCGTTTGTGGAAAGTGGATGgataaaacaaaagcagatGGAAAAATTGAAAGAGTCTTGTTCCCCAGATACTGA